Below is a window of Paramagnetospirillum magneticum AMB-1 DNA.
TTATTGATGGTCTATGTGAAGTATAGCATTCTTTATGGTAGAATTAAATAGCTTCTACACCCCTTCAGCCTGCCTGTTCACGAAATTGGGGGCGGACCGGCAAGAAGCGAGGCGGCCGATCGGGAATTGCCGCCCCACCGGATACACTTCCATACAAATCCGACATACAGGGGTTACCGCCCGGCCCTAACCTGAATCCATTCATCGTTGAGCACGAGGGCATCATGAACTATTTCGACAACGGCCTGCGCCGCTACGCCACCCAGGCCACCGCCGTTCTGTCCGTGGTGGTGGGGATTACGGGAGTGATCCTGTTCTTTCATCTGGCCAAGGACCCGGTCGAGGCCATCCATGAATGGCTGGGCATGGGCTTTGCCGCCGTGGCGATTCTGCATGTGATCCGCCATCGGGGGTCGTTCGCCCTGATGCTGCGTCAGCGCCAATTGCACATTCTGGCGGCCATCACCGCCTTGGGCGTGGCGGCTTTCGTCGCCCTGGTACCGCCAAAGCCATCGGGCAATCCCATGGCCCGCCTGGCCCGAGCGGCCGAGCAGGCCCCCATTTCCCAGTTGGCGCCGGTGATGGGCAGCCGCACCGAGGATGTCCTGGCCCGCCTACGTCAGGCCGGTATCAATGCCGAGCCCGGCGACAGCCTCGCCGCCCTGGCGGCCAGCCACCATGTGGAGTCGGTCAAGCTGATCGCCCTGGCGCTTCCGCCCTCCAAGCGGCCAAACTGATGGGCGTTTTCACCCCGTTGCCGTTACAAATCGGAATAGTTTCGCCTTAGACTCCACCAAACTCACCAGTTCTACTCTGCATGGCTGTTGTTATGCGCGGCATGATTTCAAACAGGAGGGGCAGCACGTGGGCACTCAGACGATCAATCTCGCCGATTTCATTCAGGACGCCAGCCAGACCGGAGCGGTCAGGTGCCGGTGGACGGAGACACCTTCTACCTGATCAGCCAGCGGCGGGCTGCGCTATGCGATGTCGCCGCAGACCAAGCTGATGGACAGCGGCTATGTGGGCTATCAGCATGTGGGGGACCTGCGCCTGCTGACCGGCGGCGACGGCACCGCCAAACTCAAGACCGGCACCGCCGCGGCACTGACCCGGGCCAAGTGCATGCTGGCGGACAACCTGATGAAGCCCCAGGCGTGGTTCCGCTTGCCCAAGATCGCCGACGACCACCGCATGAGCCACTACGTCCCCAAGCTGCGCCAGATCGCCAAGGAGCGGAACCAGGCGTAAGGTCGTTCGGGAGTAAAAAAGCCCCGCTTCGCGGCAGGGCTACCGCCCTGACCCGTTCGGAGGCACAGCCTCCGAACCTCCAGCTTCCTTTTATTTCTATGGACTAAAAAGCAGAAGGGTCCGGGAAGCCTGGCTTCCAGGTTGGGGGATCGGGGGCAAAAGCCCCCGAAGTGACGTCCATCCGCAGCCTGCTAAGCCCCGCTCCGCATGGCGGTCCAGATGGCCAGGGCTTGGGCCGTCTCGGGCACGTCGTGGACGCGCAGCACCTGAAACCCGGCATCCAGACCGGCCAGATTGGCCGCCAAGGTGCCGGGCAGCCGGGCCGTCGCAACCTCGTCCCGGCTCAGCCGGGCCACGAAGCTCTTGCGCGACACTCCCAGCAGCAGCGGCAGCCCCAGACCGTGCAGCAGAGCCAGACTCCCCAGCACCTGGGCACAATGCCCGGGCGTCTTGCCAAAGCCGATACCAGGATCGAGGCAGATCCGCTGACGGGCAATGCCCAGGCTTCGCAGTCCTGGACCCGTCGGGCCAGATGGTCGAACACGTCGAGTGGCGCGCAGGCATAGCGGGGCTCCGCCTGCATGGTGCGCGGGTCGTCGCCCTGCATGTGCATCAGGCAAAGATCGGCGCCGCTTCGGGCCGCCACCTTGGGAGACTCGGGATCGCCGAGCAGGGCGGTGACGTCGTTGATGATCCGCGCCCCCGCCTCGACCGCCGCGTCCATCACGGCGGCATGGCGGGTGTCGATGGAGACGCACAGGCCCTTTTCGGCCAGGGCGCGCACCACGGGAAGCACGCGCCGCGCCTCCTCCGCCGGGCTGACCGGATCGGCGCCGGGCCGGGTGGATTCGCCGCCCAGGTCGATGATGGTCGCCCCCGCCTCGGCCAGGGCCAAGCCGCGTGCGATGGCGGCCGTGCTGTCGAAGACCTCGCCACCATCGGAGAAGCTGTCGGGAGTGACGTTGACGATGCCCATGATGCGCGGCCGGTCCAGCTCCAGCCCGCCCCAGGGCTTGCGCCGGCTTCCCATGGCGTGGACGGTCTCGGCCACCTGACGAGCGAGGGCCGGGTCCTCGCCCTCGGCCCAGTCCACCACCTCGGCGAAGGAGGCCACGGCCAGATCGGCCCCGCCCCCAGGACGGCGGGTCGCCACGCCCAGGGCGGTGAAGGCGGCCCAGCCGTCGGCCAGAGGCCAGCCATTGCCGGAAATCACCGCCGCCGCCGCCTGCTCGCCCCACACCAGACCGGTGGGCAGCAGGTAGAGCCCGCCCGCCGATACGTCGAAGCCCCGCGGCAAAGCGGGGCTTCGGGTAAAGGCCGATGTGATCCCTGCCTCAGGCACCGGGCTGCGGCTCCGGATCATAGCCGGGGCGGTTGCCGGGACCGGAGCTGGGCACCGAGGAGCGGCGCGGCGGGTCCTTGGGGCGGTAGTCGCCGTTGTCGCCGCGGCTGATGGGCTCGCCACGGATCAGGGCGTCGATATCCTCGCGGGACAGGGTCTCCAGTTCCAGCAGGCCCTTGGCGATGATCTCCAGTTCGGCGCGGTACTTGGCCAGGATTTCGCGGGCGGTGTTCTCGCCCTCCTCGACGAAGCGCCGCACCTCGGAATCGATCAGGCTGGCGGTGGCTTCCGAGATATCTTGTGCTGGGTCACCGAATGACCCAGGAAGATCTCTTCCTGATTGTCGTTGTAGCGCAGCGGCCCCAGCTTCTCGGAAAAGCCGTACTCGGTCACCAGCTTGCGCGACAGATCGGTGGCGCGCTGGATGTCGTTGGAGGCGCCGGTGGTCACCGCGTCCAGGCCGAAGATCATCTCTTCCGCCACGCGGCCGCCGAAGAACGAGGCGATCATCGCCTTGATCTGCTTGAGCGACAGGGAATAGCGGTCGCGTTCGGGCAGAGACATGGTCAGGCCCAGGGCCCGGCCACGGGGAATGATGGTCACCTTGTGCAGCGGCTCGTGACCGGGCACGTGCATCATCACCAAAGCGTGGCCGGCTTCGTGATAGGCGGTAAGCTTCTTCTCGTCCTCGCTCATCACCATGGAGCGGCGCTCGGCGCCCATCATCACCTTGTCCTTGGCGGCCTCGAACTCGGCCATGGTCACCACGCGCTTGCCGGCGCGGGCCGCCAGCAGGGCCGCCTCGTTGACCAGATTGGCCAGATCGGCGCCGGAAAAGCCGGGGGTGCCGCGGGCGATGATGCGGGCGTCCACGTCGGGGGACAGCGGCACCTTGCGCATATGGACCTTGATGATCTTCTCGCGGCCCAGGATGTCGGGATTGGGCACCACCACCTGGCGGTCGAAGCGGCCGGGACGCAGCAAGGCGGGGTCCAGCACGTCGGGGCGGTTGGTGGCGGCGATCAGGATGACGCCTTCGTTGGATTCGAAGCCGTCCATCTCCACCAGCAACTGGTTCAGGGTCTGCTCGCGCTCGTCATTGCCGCCGCCGAGACCGGCGCCGCGATGACGGCCGACCGCGTCGATCTCGTCGATGAAGATGATGCAGGGGGCATTCTTCTTGCCCTGCTCGAACATGTCGCGGACACGCGACGCGCCGACACCCACGAACATCTCGACGAAGTCGGAGCCCGAGATGGTGAAGAACGGCACATTGGCCTCGCCGGCGATGGCGCGGGCCAGCAGGGTCTTGCCGGTGCCGGGCGGGCCGACCAGCAGGCAGCCCTTGGGGATCTTTCCCCCTAAGCGCTGGAACTTCTGCGGGTCCTTGAGGAACTCGACGATTTCCTCAAGCTCCTGCTTGGCCTCGTCGATGCCGGCCACATCCTCGAAGGTGATGCGGCCGGTCTTTTCGGTCAGCAGGCGGGCGCGGGACTTGCCGAAGCCCATGGCCTTGCCGCCGCCGCCCTGCATCTGGCGCATGAAGAACACCCACACGCCGATCAGCAGCAGCATGGGGAACCACGACACCAGCACGCTCCAGATGGTCGGAGCATCGTCCGAGGGCGGCACCGCCGTGATGCGCACGGAATGGGCGCGCAGCTTGTCGACGATATTGACGTCCTGGGGCATGTAGGTGGTGAAGGGACGGCCATCGGTGAAGTGGCCGTTGACCACGCTGCCCTGGATGGTCACGTCGGCGATAGCGCCGCGATCCACGTCGGAGAGGAATTCGGAATAGGAGGTCTGGCCCGGACCGCGCGGCGGCGAGGACGCCTGGAACAGATTGAAGAGCATCACCAGCAACACGGCGATGATGACCCACAACGCCAGGTTCTTGCTAAAATTCAAGGTAGCGTCCTTCCCGTCAAGTGCTGTACCGGACAACGTCGTCTACAGATAATGCCGATTCCCGCCGGCACAAGCGAAAACGGTCAGAACATGGAGCGGCGAAGCGCGCAAGCTCACCAGGACCCGACCGGCACCCTCCCGGTTATAGCCGAGGTGCGGCGCCGCGAGAATACCCCGCTCATGGTAAAGGGCCGGTAAAGTGGGAATGGCGCAGGTGGGAACCGGTTCGGGCCGCTGCCGTCCCATGGCCGCCAGCACCTTGCGCCGCCCTTCGGGCCCCAGCGCCCCCAGGCGCAAGCCCGGCGGCGCGTCCCCGGCCACCACCGCCTCGAAGCGCCCATCCCAGCGGATGCGGCTTCCCGGAACCAGATCCAGCGGCGGCGCCACCCGGGCGGGCTCACGGCACAGCACCACGGAATCGCCCTGGGGCACGATGCGGCAGCCCGCCAGGGTCCGCGCCGCCTCCAATCCTCCGCACAGCGTGGCGTGAAGGCGTTCCAGCCGTTCCAGGCGCGGCGTATGGGCCTCGCCGCCCACGCTCAGCAGCAGGCCGGCCAGCAGGCGCAGCCCCACCTCGTCGGGCAATCCGGCCAGGGCCTCGGGGCGCAGCCGGCCGAAGCCGGCGGGGTCCAGGGTCACATGCCGGGCGGCGGCCTCGGCCACCATGGAATCGACGGCCGCCTGGGCCCGGGCCAGCCGCCCGGCGGTCTCGGCCAGCCGGCGTGGCGTCATCCCCTCGGCGGCCAGATCCCCAGCCAGATGGCGCAGCCGCACCCGGGCGAAGGCGGGGTTGCGGTTGGAGGGATCGCTGGTCCACTCCTGCCCCCTGTGCCGCAGGGTGGCTTCCAGACGGACACGCGGCACGGGCAACAGCGGGCGCAGCAGGCGCCCCCAGGAGGTCGGACGCTCGGCCGCCATGGCCCCCAGCCCTTCCAGCCCCGACCCCCGGCCGAGGCGCAGCAGCAGCGTCTCCGCCTGATCATCCTGATGATGGGCCAGGGCCAGATGCAGAATGCCCTCGGCGGCGCAGGCCTCGCCCAGCAGGCCATAGCGCGCCGCGCGGGCCGCCGCCTGAAGATCGGCGGCGGGCTTGTCACCCTCCCAGGCGAGAATGCGGTGAGAGATGCCGTCACGGGCCAGCCACGCCCCCACCCGGGCCGCCTCGGCGGCGGATTCGGGGCGCAGACGGTGATCGACGGTCAAGGCCAGAACCTCGCCGCCCCGCGCCTTCGCCCAATCCGCCGCCAGCAGGGCCAGGGCCAGGGAATCGGCGCCGCCCGACACCGCCACCGCCAGACGCGGTGCGGCCTCGAACGGCCCCAGGGGCGCCATCAGGCGGGAGAAGTCGTCGGAGGAAAGCGGCGGAACGGACATGGGTTCTGGTGTCCCCGACCTGTCGGGCACTCGCCCGAACCCATCCGGGGCCAATGCCCCGGACCCCATTTTATTTCAGGAATGGGGTTTGGGGTCCAAGGCCCCAAGCGGGTTCGGGCGGCAGCCCGATATCCCCCCTATTTGCCGCAGCCCAAACGCTGCTTGTCCCCGGTGGCGGCGCGCTTGATGCGGTCGGCCATGTCGGGATGCTCGGCGAACAGCAGGGCATAGGTGCGGCACGCCTGATCCTTCATGTCCAGGTGGCCGAACGAAGCGCCCAGCTTGTACAGCATGTCGGGAGCCTTGGTGTGCTTGGGGTACTTCTTGTAGGCCTCGCCGAATAGCTTGGCCGAGGTGGCGAAGTCCTTGCGCTGGGAGAAGGCGATGTCGCCCAGCCAGTACTGGGCGTTGCCGGCCAGCTGATGGTTGGGATAGGTCTTGAGGAAGGACCGGAATCCCTGCTCGGCCCCGTCGTAATCGCCCTTCTGGGCCAGACCATAGGCCTCCTCATAGGCGGACTGGGCGTCCTTGGGGGCGGCAGGCGGCGCCTTGGCGGCCTGGGCCTGCGCCTCGGCCTCGCCCTTCTTCAAGGCACCGGCGGGCATGGCGCCCAGATTCTGCGGGCCCGGCGCCGGGCCGTCATTGTCGGCGGAGTTGGCCCCTGGCTTGACGCCCTTGGGCGGAATCAGCACCGGCGCGCCGCTGGGCGTGGTGGCCGGGGCCGAAGCCGCCGGCATGGACATGGATTGCGGCTGGGCGGACGAGGACGAGCCGCCCTTGCCCCCCTCCAGATCCTTGAAGCGCAGATCGATATCGGCCTGCATGCGCTCCAGCTGCTTGTTCAACTGGGCCGCCTTGAAATTGGCTTCCTCGATCTTGCCGGTGAGGAAGCGGTTGGCGTCCTCCAGCTCGTTGATCCGGTCCTCCAGGCGCGACGCGGCGCTGCCCGAGACGCTGCCGTCATTGGCGGACGAGCGCACCACGGTGGAGCCGCCCCGCGCCGACTGGGACTGGAGCGTCATCAGGTCGCGTTCAAGACGTTCGATGCGATCGTAAAGAGCGCGGGTATCGCTCTGCGCCGAAGCGGGGGACACGAAGGCCGCGCCGATCAGCAGGGCCGACAAGGCGGTGGAAAGGACGAAACGGCGCACGACCAACCTCATCTTCGAAACGGATGCGGAAGAATGACTTTCCCATGGGCGCAAGGCAAGAGGCGATCCCCTGATTTCGTTCAGGCCCTCGCCCGGCCCTACTCAAGTACGGTCACGGCCCGACGGCTTTGCGCCCATGCCAAGTCATTGCTACCAAATGCCACGGGACGCTCCTTGCCCCACGAAATTATCTTGAGCCTGGCCTGAGCCACACCTTGGGCGATCAGAAATCTTTTTACCGCGTGGGCGCGGCGGTCACCGAGACCAAGATTGTATTCGCGAGTGCCGCGCTCATCGGCGTGCCCCTCGACGGTCAATTGGTAATTGGGGTAGGCCCTCAACCAGACTGCCTGCCTGGTCAGGGTGGCGAGGGCATCTGAACGAAGAGCCGAGCTGTTCGTATCGAAAAAGACCCGGTCACCGATATTAGTGACAAAATCACCAGGCGAACCAGGCAGATACCTGGTGTCCGGAAGTGCTGGCGGCGTGCCGACACAGGCCACCGACATGGACTGGGGGGCCGATTCACAGGCGGCAACCAGCAGAAGCAGCGCGATCACTGCCACATTATTCCTGATCAAAGCCATTCTCCCCACCCTGATGAGTGAGAAAGCATCAAGCACGATTCAGGCAAAAATAAGGCGCCCGCCCCTGCCGAAGCAGGGGGCGGGCGCCCCATTCTTTTCGTCCGTAAACGGCCTGATTAGTTCAGGACGGTCACGCCACGACGGTTCTGCGACCAGGCGGCCTCGTTCGAGCCCAGAGCGACGGGGCGCTCCTTGCCGTAGGAGACGGTCTTGACGCGAGCGGCGGCAATGCCGGCAGACTTCAGGTAGGAAGCCACGGCGTTGGCACGCTTCTCGCCCAGAGCCAGGTTGTACTCACGGGTGCCGCGCTCGTCGGCATGACCTTCGACGGTCAGCGAGTAGTTCGGATAGGCCTTCAGCCAGGCAGCCTGCTTGTCCAGGGTGGCCTTGGCGTCAGCGCGGAGGCTGGACTTGTCGAAGTCGAAGAACACACGGTCACCGACGTTGGCGACGAAGTCTTCCTTCGAGCCCTTGACGATACCGGAGCTGACGGCCGGAGTGGTCTGGCCAGTGCCACCCGTGTTACCGGTGTCAGAAGGAGCGGATTCGCAAGCGGCCAGCAGAGCGGCGGCGGCAACGATGGTCAGGAAACGCAGTTTCATATTTGAGGACTCCCCCTCAATGCGACGCGGGAATGGAATAAGATCGGACCTTAGAGACTACGCGCCGCCCAATCAAGGACGACACGCCCCACCAGTGACATCGTTAGCGATCGGACCCGATGTCACCGGATTAAATCCTAATCGGCGCGGACTATACAAAGATAATTCTAGGGAATCAAGGGGGACCACGCGGGATCCGAGCCGTCGACGGGCGTCAGCAGCACTCTTTCATTCACGCCGGTCAGATCGATGGTGTAAAGGCGCACCACCTGGCCCCGACCGCGCTCATCCGAAGGAGATTCCCGGAAGAAGGACAGAACCCGGC
It encodes the following:
- a CDS encoding DUF4405 domain-containing protein — translated: MNYFDNGLRRYATQATAVLSVVVGITGVILFFHLAKDPVEAIHEWLGMGFAAVAILHVIRHRGSFALMLRQRQLHILAAITALGVAAFVALVPPKPSGNPMARLARAAEQAPISQLAPVMGSRTEDVLARLRQAGINAEPGDSLAALAASHHVESVKLIALALPPSKRPN
- the pal gene encoding peptidoglycan-associated lipoprotein Pal, yielding MALIRNNVAVIALLLLVAACESAPQSMSVACVGTPPALPDTRYLPGSPGDFVTNIGDRVFFDTNSSALRSDALATLTRQAVWLRAYPNYQLTVEGHADERGTREYNLGLGDRRAHAVKRFLIAQGVAQARLKIISWGKERPVAFGSNDLAWAQSRRAVTVLE
- the tilS gene encoding tRNA lysidine(34) synthetase TilS, yielding MSVPPLSSDDFSRLMAPLGPFEAAPRLAVAVSGGADSLALALLAADWAKARGGEVLALTVDHRLRPESAAEAARVGAWLARDGISHRILAWEGDKPAADLQAAARAARYGLLGEACAAEGILHLALAHHQDDQAETLLLRLGRGSGLEGLGAMAAERPTSWGRLLRPLLPVPRVRLEATLRHRGQEWTSDPSNRNPAFARVRLRHLAGDLAAEGMTPRRLAETAGRLARAQAAVDSMVAEAAARHVTLDPAGFGRLRPEALAGLPDEVGLRLLAGLLLSVGGEAHTPRLERLERLHATLCGGLEAARTLAGCRIVPQGDSVVLCREPARVAPPLDLVPGSRIRWDGRFEAVVAGDAPPGLRLGALGPEGRRKVLAAMGRQRPEPVPTCAIPTLPALYHERGILAAPHLGYNREGAGRVLVSLRASPLHVLTVFACAGGNRHYL
- the pal gene encoding peptidoglycan-associated lipoprotein Pal, which encodes MKLRFLTIVAAAALLAACESAPSDTGNTGGTGQTTPAVSSGIVKGSKEDFVANVGDRVFFDFDKSSLRADAKATLDKQAAWLKAYPNYSLTVEGHADERGTREYNLALGEKRANAVASYLKSAGIAAARVKTVSYGKERPVALGSNEAAWSQNRRGVTVLN
- the ybgF gene encoding tol-pal system protein YbgF — its product is MRRFVLSTALSALLIGAAFVSPASAQSDTRALYDRIERLERDLMTLQSQSARGGSTVVRSSANDGSVSGSAASRLEDRINELEDANRFLTGKIEEANFKAAQLNKQLERMQADIDLRFKDLEGGKGGSSSSAQPQSMSMPAASAPATTPSGAPVLIPPKGVKPGANSADNDGPAPGPQNLGAMPAGALKKGEAEAQAQAAKAPPAAPKDAQSAYEEAYGLAQKGDYDGAEQGFRSFLKTYPNHQLAGNAQYWLGDIAFSQRKDFATSAKLFGEAYKKYPKHTKAPDMLYKLGASFGHLDMKDQACRTYALLFAEHPDMADRIKRAATGDKQRLGCGK